Within the Paenibacillus sp. AN1007 genome, the region AGTTAACCGTAATGTTATGGACCGGATTTATGCGGAGTCTCCATGGCTGCTGCCGGAAGAGGCAAAGGTGAATCGTTTCTCTGCGGCGATCCGTAAACATATGTCTTTATGGATTGCAGCGTTCCTGGCTATTTTTTTATGCAGCTTCCCTGTACATGGCGATGTTTAAGCCAGCAGTATCAGAGGCTGAGAAGTCCAATGTTATCACTACAGGTATTCTTGAGACAGGAGTTGCCGGAAGTGCATCTTCATCCTCGGAATTATACCAGTACAGCATTCCGCAAGCGGATAAGGGGAGCATTATTGAACCTTTTGTTGTGAGTATGGGCCCTGCCTATCCACAGTACTGGATGGCGTTATCCCTGCTGGCAATCGGGATGGCTTTGTTTTCACTTGGGCGTATGCATCGATCGACGACTAAACGCAAACAAGGTGTGGGTGTGTAGGTAACCAACCTGGATGTCAACGGGTGAAGAAATGAGGGATGAGTGTGCGGATCGGACTTGTTCGTCATGGTCTCACAGATTGGAATGCAGCTGGCCGTATACAAGGACAGACAGATATTCCGTTGAACGAGGAAGGACGCAGGCAGGCAGAACGTCTCGGTAGACGTCTGCAGTCTGAAAAGTATCACTGGGATTATATTGTAACCAGCGGCTTATCAAGGGCGCAGGAGACAGGCGAAATCCTTTCACAAATGCTTCAGGTACCGATGCTTGAACCGGATGCACGATTGAAGGAAAGAGGTTTTGGCCAAGTGGAGGGCCTTACTTCGGATGAGAGAGTTGCGAGATGGGGAGAATCCTGGGATACACTTGACCTAGGACAAGAGAACATCGCGGATATTCAGGTACGTGCGGTGGCATTTCTAGAGGATTTATGGTCTTCTCACTCGCAGGAAAATGTATTGATTGTAACGCATGGTGCTTTCCTTGCCAACCTGTTAACAGCGTTATTTCAAGATAAATACAAAGAGCGAATTGGTAACTTGTCCCTGACCATTCTTGAAAAAGAACGTGAGGACTGGATTCCGCTTTTATACAATTGCACACAACATCTGTCGATGGACACTGCCGAACAATCTGAGTGATACAGCTCAGGTTGTTTTTTTTATCTATGTAATATTGATTTGAGAGAATGGATGGAAATACCGAGTGTACTCTATTGTTTTTCTTCTGATTGCACAATTTCAGGCATAAGATGGTGAAAAACAAAAAAAGTTTACAAAAAGAGGTTTAGATTATGGAGAATCCGTCAACCATGTTTACAAAACCACACTGTTTCAGGTCTTAATCAGCAGCCGAAAACAGTGAGCGGGCGAGGCGATGGACCCATGAATCTAGCAGATATGCTGACTTTTGCTGATATTGGCCAGCTTAATCGAATAGCAGATTACTATCAATGCGAATGCAAGCCCAATTCCAAACATGAACTCATCCAGAGCATCCTCTCGACATTGGGCAGCAAACCTTTCTTTGAGCAGCAGGTACGTCAATTGAATCAGGCTGACCAACGGTTTTTAAATAACCTGTTATTTGATCCCCGCCAGTATTATGGTATGGAAGAGCTCATCGCCATAGCCCGTCAATCGATGGACAAAAAGGAGAGTGAGGCAGGTTCGAGTCCCCGAG harbors:
- a CDS encoding histidine phosphatase family protein, which translates into the protein MRIGLVRHGLTDWNAAGRIQGQTDIPLNEEGRRQAERLGRRLQSEKYHWDYIVTSGLSRAQETGEILSQMLQVPMLEPDARLKERGFGQVEGLTSDERVARWGESWDTLDLGQENIADIQVRAVAFLEDLWSSHSQENVLIVTHGAFLANLLTALFQDKYKERIGNLSLTILEKEREDWIPLLYNCTQHLSMDTAEQSE